From the Companilactobacillus ginsenosidimutans genome, the window AGCAACGATAATACCTAACAAAATTGAGAGTCCAGAAATGTAAATTTGTTCCCAAGTTTTGATGATAAGCTCAGAACCGTGCTGATTGAGGAAGTCAATCATGCATTTTCACTTCCTTTTGAAATTGAAGCGGGTAGTTTAGCATCTTCAGGGTTTTCTAGCTCTTCTTTACCCCATATAGCGTCGTAGACGACGTTAACTAGGGATGCACGTGTAACTATACCGATTAGGGTATTCTCCGAGTCAACGACAGGGACGTACTTATAACCTTGTTTCAAAATACGCTCACTTGTATCTCTTAAATAGGAATCCTCGCGAACTTTGATTAAGTTATTAGCATAAATATCACTAACACTAAAATCTTTCGAGTAGTGATCATTGATTGTTTCTAGATCGATGTAACCTTTTAACTTGTTTGAATCATCAGTAACGAGTAACGAATCGACATGTTTACGACTCATTTCCCAAATTGCCTCTGACAATGACTTACCAAGTGTAATGTGAGCTGGATTTTTCGACATGATGTCACCAACTGACAAAGTGTTTTGTTGAGCTTGTAAAAGTCTTTCTTCACCAAGTAAATTTTTAACGAAGTCGTTTGCTGGATGTTGCAAAATATTATCTGGAGTATCATCTTGAATAACTTTTCCACTATCCATAATTACGATATGAGTGGCCAATTTAAGTGCTTCATCCATATCGTGAGTTACGAAAACGATAGTCTTTCCGAGTTTTTCTTGTAGATGTTTAACCAAATCTTGTAAATTATCACGTGTGATAGGGTCAAGTGCTCCGAAAGGTTCATCCATTAGAATGATATCTTGATCGGCAGCTAGAGCTCTAACAACACCAATTCTTTGTTGCTGGCCACCTGAAAGTTCAGCTGGGTATCTATCCAAGTAACTTTCTGGTAGTTCGGCTAAATTAATCAATTCGGTGGCCTTCTTGTCCATACGTTCTTGAGACCATTTCAATAATTTTGGTACTAAAGTTATATTGTCGCGAATGGTCATGTGGGGCATTAGACCATTATTCTGGATAACATAACCGATGGTTCTTCTTAATTTAACTGGATCATATTTACGGATGTTCTTGCCTTTAAATACAATACTTCCTTTACTAGGTTCGAGCATACGATTGATCATACGCATCGTAGTAGTCTTTCCGGACCCGGAAGTACCAATGAAACAGACGAACTCTCCCTCTTTGATTGTGATGTTAACGTCAGAAACGGCAACAGCACGACCATGATAAATCTTTGCTACATCCCTAAAAGAGACGATTTCTTTAGCAGTAGCCATAAATCCTCCTATAATTGTATTGACGTTTGCTATGATACAATTATGTTGTCATTAATTCAAAAGAGGCAGAGGTATATTATGAATAAATTAATTGTTAAACGTATATACGACAAGGACTTGCCGGAAGGATACAGAATTTTAATTGACCGTGTATGGCCACGAGGAATGTCTAAAGTTAGAGCACAACTGGATTTGTGGGCTAAACAAATTGCTCCATCAGCTGATCTGAGAAAGTGGTTTTCGCACGATCCAGAAAAGTTTCCAGAGTTTAAAGAAAAATATTTAGCTGAACTTGATGCTAATGAATATACACCGGAGTTTTTAAAATCGGTCAAATCTGCATTAAATGAACAAGATGTTCTTATATTATATGGTTCAAAAGAGCAGACATATAACAATGCAGCCGTACTAGTTCCCTATTTGAACGATAAAATCAAATAGCTTAAACACCAAAATAATGCAAAACTAAATATTTTTCTATTTGAATTACCAATTTTTAGTTATTATAATAATACTATTAAGCACAAAGTTGGGAAGACAAAAAATGGAAGAATTTGATATTCAAGCTTTATTATCAAGCAATGAAAAAACCTTGATACGCCTTCTAGAAAATTATGCGACTACTAACCACGTTGTAACATATGTTTTGGATAATTCCGGTGATTTAAAATCTGATATCTATGGAAATACTCATGGAAATCAAATTTTTTCCGAGCTGGTTGAATCTAAAAATATGAACGAAATCACCGATAAACATGTGGATTACAATTTGGGATACGCTGATAAATCGATTCGGATTTCTTCGATTGGTCAAATCATTGGTAGGGTTTGTTGTGTGAAGTCGCTGGATTCGCCACTCAACGATACTCCGGGGTTGTTAGAAAGACAGCTTCATGAGCACTGTGAATATTTGAAACGTCTGATTGAGAGTATCAGTCGTCTGTTGATTGATAATCATGGGATTGGGACTTACATGATTAAGTATCCGGTTGAAGTCGACGATATTATTGACGAATTAAATGATGACGACAACAAGGCGTTACAACAATTGAAGAAACTTTCAACATCTAATGAGGCGATTATTTCAGCTATCGAATATATTGATGAAAATCTGGACAAGCATTTAACGCTTGATCAAGTTTCCAGCAAGGTATTCTTATCGGATTATTACTTCAGTAAGCTCTTTAAACGTGAGACCAAGCTGAGTTTTTCTGTATATTTAAACGCCCGTAAGATTCAGAAAGCCATGATAATCTTGAAACAAACTAGTCACAGCATTAGTGAAGTTTCCGATGAGCTTGGATTCACTAGAATTAGTTACTTTAGTCAAACATTTAAGAAATATACTGGTTACACACCATCCGAATTTAGGAATGAGGATTATTTAGAAATATAACTTGTCAAACGACTGTCGAGGGATAGTCGTTTTTTTAGTGGAGGAAATATGTTAGATTCAATTTTACCCAACAAAAATTTAACTGAGCTACAGCAGAAAGTTTTCGATAAAATTTTGAAGTTTTGCCAAACTAATCTGCAGAATAATAATAAGGGGATTTTCCAGCTAAATGGGGATGCTGGTACGGGAAAAAGTGTTATCTTAACTAAATTGTTTTTGACGCTGGAGCAGGATTCTAAGAGAAATATTCCTGATTTGCAGGGGATGAACAATTATTTTCTCGTCAATCATCCGGAATTATTGAAGGTATATCAAGATAATGCCGGCGAATTTGATGATTTGCGCAAGAATAGATTTTTACGTCCGACTACTTTTATCAACCAAATGCATAAGCGAAACAAGACTGCTGATATTGTAGTAATTGATGAAGCTCATTTGTTGTTGAGTGAAAGTGACAGTTACAATAATTTCACCCAGAAGAATCAACTGGAAGAAGTTATCAAGTTAAGCAAAGTTGTTATTTTTGTTTACGATGAACGGCAAGTTTTGAAAATCAAAAGTTACTGGTCACAGAATATTATCGAGGAATTGAAGAGTAAGTATGATTTGAGCTATGAATCTAGCACTCTGAAAGTTCAGATGCGCATGCAAGCACCAGACTCAGTAATCAACTGGATTGATGATTTGACCAGTGACTTACAAATCAATACAAAAGAAATTACGCAAAAAGATCCGGATTATCTTGGCGGAATGAAAAATGATTACGATTTTAGAATTTATCAAGATGCTGAGAAAATGTATCAGAAGTTACGTGAGAAAAATAATACTTATGGGCAAGCAAGAATCGTTGCGACTGCTGACTATCCATCAATTTTGGATGGCAAAAAACATTTTGTCGATGAAGGAAATTTTCATTTACCTTGGGATCAATATAATTATTCGAAAGTGACTTGGGCACAAAAGGACAATACGATTAATGAAATTGGTTCAATCTATACGGTGCAAGGATTTGATTTGAATTACGTTGCAGTAATAATGGGACCCTCTGTCAAATATGCAGGTAAGGGAAAAATTGAGATTGATATTAATAAATATGAGGATCAAGAGGCCTTCAAAAAACGACACGACGATGATTTGAAAAATATTGATGAAGTGAAAAAAGAAATCATCTTGAATTCGATGAACGTGTTACTCAAGCGGGGAATTAGAGGAGTTTTCGTTTATTTTCATGATTTTAAAATTTATGACTATATAGCAAAAGCAGCTGAAAAATAATTTCAGCTGCTTTTTTAAAAAAACTTGGAAAATAATTCATCTTCTGAGTTGAACTAAAAATCATAGTAATTAATTAAACTTTCGTATGGCAAAAACATATAGGAACTTTTCTTGGTTGGATCTGTCTCTTCCCAAGGATTTAAGTATTCAAATCCTAATGTTTGATAAAAATCAGTAGCTTCAGAAAGTGCCTCAAGATAAATTAGTTTAAATCCGATGTTAAATTTTAAATCTGATTTAAGTAGATTTGAGAGTAATCTGTGCATCATGGCAGCACCCAATCCATCATTTTGAAATTTAAGATCAACAGCAAAATATTGGATTTTTATTGCTGCAAAGCAATTCTCTTCTTCAAGGTTAATACTCTCGTAAATCAAAAAATCATCTAACCTGGAATCTCCACAGTTAAATGACTTCACTAAAGTTTGATTTACTAAACTTGATATTCTTATAGCGTTTAAATCATCGTAAGTTGTCATGAATTGTGTATTTTAAATTCTTATGTTGCTTCTGAATTTCCTTTCTTTTTTCATTTGAACAGTTGTTCTTAGTAATATTACGCACAATTCTATTTTTTTCTTCTGGAGAATTCACAATTATGGTGTCACCTATCTTATGTGTTGTAATTGTTAACTCCTCCGTTTTACGCAACAATAACAGATTGATTGCTCACAAACAATAAAAAAACTCAGCAAACAATTTTGTCTGCTGAGTTTTTTTATTATTTTTGTTTAGCACGTTCTGCTTTCTTGACGTTGAAGTGGTGAACTATCAAAGTTACGATAATTGCACCAATTAAAACGAATACGAAAAGTACATTTGGAACGTGAATATCAATGGCTGGTATTGATAAGAATAGTTTGATTGCAATGAATAAAATCAAGAAGTAGGCCATGTCTTGAAGTTCTGGAATTTTGTTCATGAATCCCATGATTACTTCAGCTATACCTCTCATTGCGAGAATACCTATCATACCACCGATTAGAACGATAACAGGATTTTCTGAAATGGCCAGCGATGCCAACACGGAATCAATTGAGAATACAATATCCATTAACTCAATTGAAATAACAACTTGCCAGAAGGCAGAAATTTTAATGTGTTTACGCCAACCCTTTGGTTCTGGCTTCTCTTTCGGCACTTCGACTTTAGAGTCTTTTTTCTTATCGAAGAAGAAGAATTTGACAGCTAAGTAGAATAAGTAAACAGCACCAAGAGCTTTGATCAACCAGAAATTAATTAGATAGACACCAAGACCAATTACGATGAATCGGAAAATATAGGCACCGATAAGTCCATAGAACAATGACTTTTCTCTTTGAACCTTGTCGGGCAAAGTTTGAGTTTGGGCGGCTAAAACAACGGCGTTATCTACGGACAAAATACATTCCATAACTACCAAGGATAAAATAATCATCCAGTCGCTACCTGACTCAATAACTGTTTCCCAGTTATGTAGGTCAAAAAATGGTGCATACATATTAATTAGTGCATTCAATCAGAATAATTCCTCACTTTATTTTATTTGTTGCCAAAATCTGACAACTTCTTTATGAGTACATGATACTAAATTTATCAGCTGTTTTGGGGAAATTAATATAAATTTATATAATATTTTTCTCGGTATGAGTTGCGGCAATAATAACTTGATTCAAATGCTTTTCATTACTTTCATCCAGGCCAGCCCTTTATTGGCAGCATCTGCAGGAAAAGTATACTGAAAGTACACAATTAATTTACACAAAATTTACATTAAATAGATTAGATATATACATTTACCCTCCATACTTGAAACATTGATATTTATTGGAGGATTAAATATGTCAACAATTTTAAAAAATGTTAGTAAGCAATACGACGAGGGCGGGAAAGTTATTGATAACATTTCAGCTGAAATAAAAACTGGGGAGTTTTTTGTAATCGTTGGACCTTCAGGTTGTGGTAAAAGTACTTTACTACGTATGATTGCTGGTTTAACTGAAATTTCAGATGGAACTATCAAAATTGAAGATCGTGTTGTAAACGACCTTCCACCAAAGGATCGTAATCTAACAATGGTATTCCAAAGTTACGCATTGTTCCCGTTTTTAAGTGTTTGGGATAATGTCGCTTTTGGATTAAAGGCTCGTAAAAATGATGCTGCTGAAGTTAACCAACGTGTTGACGATGCTTTACGTATGGTTAATTTGGATGAATTCCGCGACAGAAAGCCACGTGAACTTTCAGGTGGTCAACGTCAACGTGTTGCTTTAGCACGTGCTGTTGCAAGTGATGCAAAGATTTGTTTAATGGACGAACCATTATCAAACTTAGATGCTCAATTAAGAATTAAGATGCGCCAAGAAATTTACGCTTTACAAAGAAAATTAGGCCTCACTTTGATTTATGTAACTCATGATCAAGTTGAAGCAATGACTATGGCTGACCACATCATGGTTCTAAATGAGTCAAAAATCCAACAAGTAGGAACTCCCGAAGAAATTTATAACAATCCTGCAAATGAGTTCGTTGCTAGTTTCTTCGGTGTCCCACCAATTAACATTTTGCCTGCCAAGAAACTTTCAGGTAACACTGTTCAAGTTAACAATGATTTTGAAATCGAGTTGGATCAAGAAATTGCTCAATCAGATTTCCGTATTGGTGTTCGACCAAACGAAATGACCGTTGCTAAGTCTGATGAATTACATGCTAACGCAACTATCAAGGCTGTTGAATTCCTTGGTGACGAAAAAATTGTTCATGCAAAACTCAGTCATGGTGGAAACATCTCAATAATTGTTTCAAGTGAGACTGATTTTGAACCTTATGAAAATATTGAGGTGTCATCATCCAATAATGTTCTGCTCTTTGATCTAAATGGAAAGAGTATCGAAGCTAAGAAGACGGAGGCTGTAGCAAATGCTTAAAAATCCAGCTTCTTCTGATATGGTTGCAGGTAAAAAAGCTGAAGCTAGCAAGAGAAAAATTTTTAGATTAAACGCTAACGATAAGTATTTTGCCTCCATTTTCTTAGGACCATCACTATTCTTATTAGGCTTATTTGTATTCTATCCAATGTTTAAAACACTCTATATCAGTTTGTTTTTAACTAATACTTTGGGACATACAACTGTATTTGCTGGTTTCAGTAATTATGCAAAATTAATCACCTCGCCAGATTTTATTAACAGTTTGACTGTTACCGTGACATATGTTGTTGCTGTGACAGCATTAACTCTTGGTATCGGATTACTCTTGGCTAATTTAGCCAGCAAGAAATTGCCTAGTATCGGAATTTTTAGAACGCTCTATTCACTAACGATGGGTGTGTCCGTTGCAGTTGCTGCAATTTTCTGGTTATTCATGTTTAACCCTTCAACAGGATTCTTTGCGCTCATCAGTAATGCTTTGAGCATGACACCAATCAATTGGTTAACGGATCCTAAGTTTGCCATGCTTGCAGTTATCATAACAACTGTATGGATGAATTTAGGCTTCACTTTCTTAATTCTTCTTGGTGCAATTGAATCAGTTCCTCGTACACTTTATGAAGCTGCTGATGTTGAAGGTGCTTCACCCAGTTTCCAATTTTTCAAAATTACTTTACCAATGATTTCACCAACACTTTTCTTCGTATCAACAATTACTATTATTGATGCATTCAAAAGTTTTGGATTGATCGACCTTATTACTAAAGGTGGTCCCACAAACGCGACAAACATGTTAGTTTACCGAATTTATAAGGATGCTTTCTATAGTGGTAACTACGCCAAATCAAGTACTGAAGCAATCATCTTAACGGTCATTATTGCATTAGTTACCTTGGTTCAATTTAAATTCTTAGAAAGAAAGGTAAATTACTAATGACAGAAATTAATGAGAAGGCTGTAATCAAACGTATTTTGACATATGTATTATTAATTGCGCTCGGATTAGTTATTCTTGCTCCAGTTCTAATTGGTTTGTGGACTAGTTTCTTGCCAACGATGAATATTGCCAAAGGTGATTTATTCAGTATGAATATTTCCCTTGATAATTATGTTGCAGCATTTACAAAAACTCCAATTTTAAGATATTTAGCAAACAGTTTCGTAATCTCAACTTTAACAATGATTGCACAACTAATTTTTTGTTCAATGAGTGCCTATGCTTTTGTATTTCTACGCTTTAGATTCCGTAACTTCTTCTTCGCTCTATTTTTAATCACAATGATGCTTCCATTCGAAGCTCAAATTATTCCTAACTTCCAAACTGTTAAAGTTTTAGGAATGCTAGATAATTACTCAGTAATGATCGTTCCATTTTTAACCTCAGCCTTTGGTACTTTCATGCTTCGACAATCCTTTAAGCAAACACCTGCGGAATTGAAAGAAGCATCAGATATTGAGGGGTTGAACCATTTCCAATTTTATTGGAATGTTGTTTTACCATATAACAAAATCAGTTTGATCACATTGGGTGCATACAGTTTCTTAGGTTCATGGAACCAATACTTATGGCCAATGTTGACTACATTTAGTAATAACTCTCGTGTAATTCAAAATGGTTTGAAGCAATTACAATCTGAAGAAACATTTAATGACTGGGGAATGATTCAAGCAAGTGCTGCAATCATTGTTATTCCAACAATCATCGTCTTGTTCATTGGACAACATTACTTCAAGTCAGGTCTAAACGAGGGAGCAGTGAAATAATGAAAAATACTAAAAAAATCATTCTTCCGCTACTTTTAGTTGTCGGTGCTATCTTGGTTGCTGTCTTCAGTAATCCGGATGTTTCCAAAACTTCAGCTAGCGATAATCGAACACCAGTTGTATTTTGGCATGAGTTAGGTGGACCAACTGAAGATGCTTTGGAAAAAGTTGTCGATGGTTTCAATAAGTCTCAAACAAAATATAAAGTAATTCCTAAGTACCAAGGTACTTACGATGAAGCTATTCAAAAAATCTTGCAAACACATGGTTCAAGCACATCTCCAGCTGTGTTCCAAGCTTTTGATATTTCAACAGCTCAAATGATTCACAGTGGATATATTGCTCCAGTGCAAAATTTTATCGATCAAGATAACTATGATGTAAGTAAAATTTCACCAACTGCACGTGCATTTTATGCAAATGGTGGTAAGCAACAAGGTATGCCATTCAATACTTCTCAACCAGTTTTATACTATAATGCCTCATTGTTGAAGAAGTATGGCATTACACCACCACCAGTTTCACCAACATATAGCGACATTACTCGTGTTGCCAAACAACTATATGAAAAGTCAGATCACAAAGTGAAAGGTATGACTGTTCAAGTTTATGGTTGGTTGATGGAACAAGCATTAGCTAACTCTGGTGCATCAATAGCTAATAACAATGACGGTCACACTGGTAATCCGACTGAGGTTAAATTGAATAATGAAGCTTCTGTTAAATTCTTAGAATGGATTCGTGAAAACATCAAATCTGGTGACTTTATTGATTACGGTTCTGGTGCCAGTGCCGCAGCCAACCAAACTGCAGGTTTCTTGGCTGATAAAGTTGGAATCTTCATTCAATCATCAGCAAGCATGAGCCAATTACAAACTGGTAATAAGAATGAATTAGGTATTACATATTTCCCACATCCAGATGGGCAAAAAGCTAATGGTGTTGCTATTGGTGGGGCAGCTCTTTGGATTGGTAATGATAAACCTAAAGATGTTCAACAAGGTGCATATGAATTTATCAAGTATGCTCTTAAACCAGAAGTTCAAGCGCAATGGCAAAAAGATACAGGATACTTAGCTTTGAACAAGGATTCACAAAAAACTAAGATTCTCCAAGATTTATATGCTAAAAATCCAGTTGCTAAAGTTCCTGGTCAACAGCTAGCGGCTGCAACTCCTAACTATTTCAACTCAGGTATTTTGATGGAGGGGATGCAACTTGCTCGTCAAAAGGAAGAGATCGCTATGGAAACTGTTTATAATGGTGGCGATATCAAGAAAGCTCTAGCTGAAGCGGATAAAGCAATCAACGAAAGCCTTCAAACAAGTAATAAAGCTAACGGATACAAGTAAATATGCACAAAAAAATACAAGCCCGGGGGGACTTGTATTTTTTTTTGTTATAAATTATTCAGCATCATATGCTTTTTGGAATAATTGAACGATTTCGTCTTTGTTACCCTTACGAGGGTTTGAGAAGGCATTTCCATCTTTCAATGCATTTTCAGCCATAAGTTCGAAGTCTTCTGGTTTTGCACCGATAGCTTTGATACTACGTGGAATACCAACATCATCAGCCATTTGTCTCATAGCTTTAACAGCTAGTTGAGCGGCATCACGTGTTGAAAGGCCACTGATATCTTCACCCATTGCAACAGCTAATTCAGCGAATCTTTCTGGGTTAGAAACAATGTTATATTCCTCAACGATAGGTAGTAAGATAGCACAACATACACCATGTGGAGCATCATATTGACCACCAAGTTGGTGAGCCATTGCGTGAACATAACCAAGGTCAGCATTGTTGAATGCCATACCACCAAGCATTTCAGCTTCAACCATCTTAGTACGAGCTTCAACATCGTGACCATTTGAGTAAGCTTCACGAAGTGAGTGTTCAACTAATTTGATACCTTCAAGACATTGAGCATCTGTGATTTCGTTACGGTTAGTTGAAACATAAGGTTCTATTAATTGAACAAATGTGTCCATACCAGTTGCGGCTGTAAGTTTCTTAGGAACATCCAACATCAACATTGGATCGTTGAATGATACAAGTGGAATATTTCTCCATGAAACAACAACGAACTTAAGGTGTGTTTCAGTATTTGTGATAACACAGTGTCTTGTAAGTTCTGAACCAGTTCCGGCAGTTGTATTAACAGCCATCAATGGTGGTAAGGCATTTTCAAGTGTTTCGATACCAGCAAGTTTTGTGATATCGTCACCGTTTGTCAAAATAATACCAGTACCTTTACCAGTATCGTGGGCAGAACCACCACCAACAGTGATGATACCGTCACAATCATTGTCTAAGTAAACTTTTTTAGCAGCTTGAATGTTATGTACTTTAGGGTTTGGTTCAACACCATTATAAATAGTGTATTTTACGCCAGCCTTTGTAAGTGAATCAAGTGTTTGGGCAACTGGGCCGTTGTCGACACTTTCCAAAAATTTATCTGTGACAATTAATGGGTTTGTCATATTTAGCATCTTGGCACGATCACCAATTTTTTCAATAACACCAGCACCGAAGAAGTTGACACTAGGCATTAAGAAATCAAAATTTTCTTTCATAAGAGTTCCTCCTCTTTTACAAAATCAATTTTATATATTAATGAAAGGCTTTTCAATAACTTTGTTACATCATTAACAAATTGGACATAATTTTATAACAAATTTTCAAATAATAAATTTGAACAAAAAAAATAGATGTTTTCTAGACATCTATTTTGAATTATTTGACTATGCAGTTGGGTTGAAAGTTGTATAAATCAACCATAGGTTTAAGATTGTTAAAATTACGGCAATAAAGTAACCTAGATATTTTATAATTTTGTTATTCTTAAATTCACCCATCAATCCTTTATCACTAGAATACTTAATTAGTGGGAAGATTGAAAATGGTAAGGCAATACTCAAGAATACCTGTGAAAGTGTTAACAACTGTTCAATTTTCGCTTCGTTACCGTGATAGATTACCGCGAAGGCGATAACTGGAATGATTGAAAGCAAACGTGTAATAACACGTCTTGCCCAAAGCTTCATCTTCATGTGGATGAAACCTTCCATAACGATTTGACCAGATAGGGTACCAGTGATTGTTGAATTTTGACCTGATGCCAATAGGGCAACGGCGAATAATGTACTCAAGACTGGACTAGCAACAGCACCGGCAACTTTTGGATCTTGTAAAGCATTGTACAAATCAACGAATCGACCTAAGTCACTCTTTGTACCGTAGAATAAAGCGGCACCTAGAAGAAGTAACAATGTGTTAACGATGAAAGCTAATGTCAGTTGAATATTTGAATCCCAAGTTGAGAATCTAACAGCTTGGTGAATACTCTTTGGATCATTTTTGTCGTATTTTCTTGCCTGCGAAATAGAAGAATGTAGATACAAGTTATGAGGCATAACTGTAGCACCAACAATACCTAATGACAGGTAGAGCATACTTTGATTTTGAAGAATAACTGGGTCTGGAATGAAACCAACA encodes:
- a CDS encoding ABC transporter substrate-binding protein yields the protein MKNTKKIILPLLLVVGAILVAVFSNPDVSKTSASDNRTPVVFWHELGGPTEDALEKVVDGFNKSQTKYKVIPKYQGTYDEAIQKILQTHGSSTSPAVFQAFDISTAQMIHSGYIAPVQNFIDQDNYDVSKISPTARAFYANGGKQQGMPFNTSQPVLYYNASLLKKYGITPPPVSPTYSDITRVAKQLYEKSDHKVKGMTVQVYGWLMEQALANSGASIANNNDGHTGNPTEVKLNNEASVKFLEWIRENIKSGDFIDYGSGASAAANQTAGFLADKVGIFIQSSASMSQLQTGNKNELGITYFPHPDGQKANGVAIGGAALWIGNDKPKDVQQGAYEFIKYALKPEVQAQWQKDTGYLALNKDSQKTKILQDLYAKNPVAKVPGQQLAAATPNYFNSGILMEGMQLARQKEEIAMETVYNGGDIKKALAEADKAINESLQTSNKANGYK
- a CDS encoding iron-containing alcohol dehydrogenase — protein: MKENFDFLMPSVNFFGAGVIEKIGDRAKMLNMTNPLIVTDKFLESVDNGPVAQTLDSLTKAGVKYTIYNGVEPNPKVHNIQAAKKVYLDNDCDGIITVGGGSAHDTGKGTGIILTNGDDITKLAGIETLENALPPLMAVNTTAGTGSELTRHCVITNTETHLKFVVVSWRNIPLVSFNDPMLMLDVPKKLTAATGMDTFVQLIEPYVSTNRNEITDAQCLEGIKLVEHSLREAYSNGHDVEARTKMVEAEMLGGMAFNNADLGYVHAMAHQLGGQYDAPHGVCCAILLPIVEEYNIVSNPERFAELAVAMGEDISGLSTRDAAQLAVKAMRQMADDVGIPRSIKAIGAKPEDFELMAENALKDGNAFSNPRKGNKDEIVQLFQKAYDAE
- a CDS encoding Nramp family divalent metal transporter codes for the protein MSDKKDKHEGLIHYANGPSLEEINNTVEVPTNAGFFKTLLAYSGPGALVAVGYMDPGNWVTSIAGGAQFKYKLLTVILISSLIAMLLQYMSAKLGIVTGKDLAQLTRENTSKAGGIFLWIITELAIMATDIAEIIGSAIALKLLFNIPVLLGIIITAFDVLLLLVLMKLGFRKIEAIVAALILVILVVFLYEVILAQPNLGEMVVGFIPDPVILQNQSMLYLSLGIVGATVMPHNLYLHSSISQARKYDKNDPKSIHQAVRFSTWDSNIQLTLAFIVNTLLLLLGAALFYGTKSDLGRFVDLYNALQDPKVAGAVASPVLSTLFAVALLASGQNSTITGTLSGQIVMEGFIHMKMKLWARRVITRLLSIIPVIAFAVIYHGNEAKIEQLLTLSQVFLSIALPFSIFPLIKYSSDKGLMGEFKNNKIIKYLGYFIAVILTILNLWLIYTTFNPTA